The following proteins are encoded in a genomic region of [Eubacterium] hominis:
- a CDS encoding PTS sugar transporter subunit IIC, producing MEKVQAWLEKTLIPISTKLSSSKFMQALSGGMMSVLPIMMIGAIFSILTNLPIDAYKTFIADIGLAKFFALGTTMTTDLISIYMTYFIAKSFSSRIHKDQSSTIGMLAVACFFILLPFGVNEAGTKFFEFTYLGSMGMFVGIVTGYFTSLIYGWVLDKDITIKLPDGVPMNVANSFTGIIPALVVAVIFLLVNFLLTLTPYGNIFSCLYSLLQAPLQSLAGNMFSMIIIVILCQILWFFGIHGSMTVLGVIFPLWIAMYAENSASVAAGGPVLNPINVTFFDFTTIGGCGCTLGLSILLCLFSKSKQNKTYGKLFLPCGLFNINEPMVFSMPLMLNPLFIIPFILAPVLAVVIAYFAIVVLQIVPAPLGIMNLSYVPALFRGFINCGFQGVILELVIVIISMVIYYPFFRIADKQALANENKEA from the coding sequence ATGGAAAAAGTACAAGCATGGTTGGAGAAAACATTAATTCCAATTTCAACAAAATTATCTAGCAGTAAATTTATGCAGGCATTGAGTGGAGGGATGATGTCTGTTCTACCAATCATGATGATTGGCGCAATCTTTTCAATTCTGACAAATCTGCCAATTGACGCATATAAAACATTTATCGCAGATATTGGTCTGGCAAAATTCTTTGCCCTTGGAACAACAATGACGACGGATTTGATTTCTATCTATATGACATATTTTATCGCAAAAAGCTTCTCTAGTAGAATACATAAAGATCAATCTTCTACAATTGGTATGTTGGCAGTGGCATGTTTCTTCATTTTATTACCATTTGGGGTAAATGAAGCAGGCACAAAGTTCTTTGAATTTACATATTTAGGCTCTATGGGAATGTTTGTAGGTATTGTGACAGGATACTTCACTTCATTAATTTATGGATGGGTATTGGATAAAGATATTACAATAAAACTTCCTGATGGAGTACCTATGAATGTCGCAAATTCATTTACAGGTATCATTCCAGCACTTGTTGTCGCAGTTATTTTCTTACTTGTAAATTTCTTATTAACATTAACTCCTTATGGAAATATCTTCTCATGTTTATATTCTCTATTACAAGCACCTTTACAATCATTAGCAGGCAATATGTTCTCTATGATTATTATTGTTATTTTATGTCAGATTTTATGGTTCTTCGGTATTCATGGATCTATGACTGTATTAGGTGTTATCTTCCCTTTGTGGATTGCAATGTATGCAGAAAACAGTGCTTCTGTAGCAGCTGGTGGACCAGTATTGAATCCTATTAACGTTACATTCTTTGACTTCACTACAATTGGTGGATGTGGTTGTACACTTGGCTTATCTATTCTATTATGCTTGTTCTCTAAATCTAAACAGAATAAAACATATGGTAAATTATTCTTGCCTTGTGGATTGTTTAATATCAATGAACCTATGGTATTCTCTATGCCTTTGATGTTGAATCCTTTATTCATTATTCCATTTATCTTAGCTCCAGTATTAGCAGTTGTTATCGCATACTTCGCAATTGTGGTACTACAGATTGTACCTGCACCACTTGGTATTATGAACTTATCTTATGTACCTGCATTATTTAGAGGATTTATCAACTGTGGTTTCCAGGGTGTCATCCTTGAACTGGTAATTGTAATAATTTCAATGGTTATTTACTATCCATTCTTCAGAATTGCTGATAAACAAGCATTAGCTAATGAAAATAAAGAAGCATAG